In Myripristis murdjan chromosome 18, fMyrMur1.1, whole genome shotgun sequence, the sequence AGATTTTCGTCCCCCATGCATGTAAAGGCTGCAGGGCCACTGCCACACACCTGGTGAACACCCTTGGGGAGAGCGAGAGACCAAAAGGAAGCACCCGGAACTGGAAGTGGTGACCTTGGAAAGCAAACTGCAGTAAGGGTCTGTGATGAGGCGCATCGGGAACATGGAAATAAGCATCCTTCAGGTCTATGGATGTGAACCACTCCCCAAGGGCAACTACACGCAGAACGTCTGACACGCTCAACATGTGAAATGACAGGACCTTCAGGAACCTGTTGAGTCCCCTCAGACCCAGGATTGGTCAGAAACCGCCTCCTTTCTTTGTCACAAGAAAATAAGTTGAGTCGAACCCCCCGGCTGTAGCAAGGGGTCTACCAGCTTGATTGCACCCTTGGCCAGGAAGATGGACAACTCCTGACTTAGGGCCAAAGATTTTGCCAGGTGGGTGATGATGGTCATCTTGACCTGGCCAGAGGCTGGGGGCCGGCGTTGGAACTGTAGTACGTACCCCTAAATTGAGATGTAAATTACCCAGGGGTTTAGTGTGTGAGCAGCCAGGTAACTGAGCTGCTGCCCCCAGACTTCAGCGCCTAGCCCCCCAGCCTCCAGAGGCCTTGGAGGGTCAACACTCAGATTCTGAGACCCGGGGCACTCAGGGACGAGAAAATCATGAGAGGCCACTGAGCAGACCAGTGGGTTCACCTCTGCTGACCACTGGAATAGGCTTGAGGCTGAGGATGGTGCTGGGGGGCAGCAGAGGAGCTTCTGGGCCCACTGGGGACCGACATACCCTGGCTTGAGTACCTCCACAGCGGCTGATCCAAACAGCTTGCCTGGCTCCACCAGAATCGTATGGAGAACTCTTCTACTATCAGAGGAGACCGTGCAAGCAACGAGCCTGGACCAAGGTAGACATCAGGCGTCCCAGTTCCCTTGACATGAGTGCAAAAGCCTGCAGTGAAGCATCACCCAGACTCTGAGCAGAAGCCTGCTGGTGCCTGCTGCAGACAGGCTGAAAGGGCAAGTATAAGGTGAGAAAGGGAGTTACTAATACGGCCCATACGTGCGGTGGTATCTTTAGCCTTACACAGTAACACTGAAGCTGGGGACACCTAGCGTCCAGCCTCAGCACCTCATCAGGTGCAACTATGAGGGAGACAATTGTCAGGTCAATATCTGGTATACAGCTGAGACCATACTTAGATAGAGCATTCACCATATTCATCAGTCAGCTTCAGTGAACACACCGAGgcgttgtgttgttttgttgtccttgtggggaaaaatatttgtctttctGATGGTAGGGTGTACATGCTGTTAAATGTGCATCCTTTGTGTCGTTTGActgcaaaaacattcaaaaccgAAACTAGAAAGAAAATCAGACTGCCTGATCTTACATGTCAGGAGAGagcaacactgaaaaacacttgAGAATCTCAGTCTGTCACAACCTGTTGCCCTGGCAACTGTcccaggatgtgtgtgtttgtgtgtgtgtgtgtgtgtgtaggcgttCAGTTTGCCTGTCTGAAGTCTTTTTCCTTTCAAATACCTTTGGATATTCATGCGAGGTTTGATTCTCTGATCATTGACTtgtaattttgtgtttgtttgtttgttttgtcaccatttttaagtttctgtgttttctttttggtaatttgtcatttttatttattgatgtattttgcattttttccctgttataCTGTGGCAGTTTGATggctcttcttctttgtcttactatctttttttcactttagaGTAATTTGGGGGTAATTCATCTGTTAATTTAGACATTTGATCTTTTCAAGTGAAAAAGAGATCTTGctgaggtttcaaagggttaacacaAAGCTGAACCTGTcgcagcagcagccaatcacagtccATGTGAGTCACTACTTCCTGTAAGACTGAAGGAATATCAGGATGCTACATGACACAACTCTCCTCAGTTTGAGGAAACGTTTTCTACAGTCAGCCGGACGTTTCAGCGAGTTCACCGTCATGGCTCATATTAAATCGGTATCAATACTTCTGATCATCACATGGTTCCTGCCTGCGCTTTCTACTGAAGGTGAGCTCATTATCGGATGTAGGAATCTGGGTTACCTAGAAATGCTTCAAAACTCTCTCATGACTCTGAATGTTAGTTTTAAATCGTCCCCACCGGCTGGCTGCCCGGCTTCTGTTGACGCCCCTGTTGACGTTTGCGTTTGGGGATCCATTTGAAGTTTGAACTGACAGAAACTGGAACATTTTTGAAGATCTGTGTTGTTAACTTTTGTgttctgggtttgtttttccatcgtcCTTTAGTCCTGAAGAAGAAAGCTGGAGATGATGTCACCCTGATCTGTCAGGCTCCTGATGATGTCGACATCGCAGCAGTAGAGTGGAGCAGAACTGACCTGAAGGAACTAGAACCTGTTTTCCTTTCTGTAGACGGGCACATTGTTCCAGACCACCAGCATCCATCTTTTAAGAACCGGGTGgagctgaaagacaaagagatgaagaacggCGACCTGTCGGTGACTCTGAAGAACGTGACTGAATACGACAGTGGAACATACGAGTGTCGCATTAAAGCTGCTGGTGAAGGACGCAGGACGAGAGCCATTATTAAAACCAAGCCCATCAGCACCATCCAGCTGGAGGTTGTAGATCAAGATCCAGGTGAGTTGAATGGCTGCAGGTTGAATCTGAGCAGTCTGACTGGGTTTTATCGATGGTGAAGAGACACTGAATAGGAAGCTAAGATATCAAGTTTGCGTTCAGCAACATGGGCCAGAGGCAGGAAGCGATGTGCAAACcaattttatctgttttttttttatttgtttccacactttgttcttattttgttggTGCCCTTTGATTTGTGGGACTCAGCAGTGTTTGTGATTGTTGCTTTTCTCTGTGAGAGCTGGAGATCACTGCTGACAGCAGACAGCTGATCAAACTGTAAAGCCTCTGGACAGAAAGGCTCCTACAAATGGTTTTCTAACCTGCAGTAGATAATGAGTGATGGCAGTCAGTGGAGAAAACTCTCCCATGTTTTAAACTCCCACATGAGTCTGGAGACGAGGAGACGGAGGGTTTTCCTCCAGTCAGTCACCGTTTACCTGATAAATCTGTTTTCTGGTTTTCAGGTCAGATGAAGAAACAGGATGAAGATCCAACAGAGGAACCTGCTGGGCGTCGACATGATGCAGTAGCAGCAGTTGGTGCACTGGcacttgttgctgctgttgttgttgttgtgatacTCAGAAACCAAAGACCACGTCAACAACCCAGGTGTGACGACCGTCCACAATCAGAGTGTGTAGAAATTGAGATGGAGCAACCCAACATAAATCAGGTGCGTTAGATCAgtctgtggttgtgtgtgaaaaaagctgttgcaggtgtgtgtgatgctgcaagTTCAGACCCgtttccatccacttctgttATGCGGATATTTGAAGTCGGTTCATCAAGTCGGTTATGACATCATAACACTGCAGAAGAGGAGGGCGCAGCATGACGACGTAGTACAGGCGCGTCGGTCcaaaatccaaacaaacaacagcaactgaagagagcaagaaagacgcggggagaaaggaaagaagtgACTCAAGATTCAAGAGGTTGTAgatgtacagcagcagtgaaatgggATTGCAACCACCCAAGCTACTGTGCAAGTGAGAATGGAAACAGAAAGTTTTAATGTATTGCACTCTGACAAGAGCTCTGATAACAGCTGTCCAGAGACGATGAAGTGGCGCCACAAATGAAATATGGAGCAACCGCCATGTCGTCCTCCGTACATCTGGGAACGAAGGCGGGCTAAGCAATTTGGGAAGTTGTTGTCCAGAGGAATTTCACGCGTTAGCTTTGGGTGAAGCATTTCAGACACGTTGGCCATGATAGGACCATTTGCTGGGCCGCTCATTACAATGGATCGCCATTGCGTTATACAAGCTTGCCTTTTGTGCTGAGTAAACAACAGTACATCGTTATATTTACGGAGTCTGCGAAGCAATATAATCAAAACGTACTTCTTAAGATTTGCCATGGTTCGTCGAAGCCTTCTGCTGACATTTGTGTTTGGAGATCCTGGTAGGTTGTGGCTTTTCTTTGTCGCTTGTTGTTGTGCTTTAATTAGTTCAAGAAAAGTTAAAGCCTCTTCTTCGGTCCAAACATACTGGCTGCTGTCGTCGTCGTCTGCCGCCATTTTTCCTGTGCAGTGGAGTGAAGTCACGTGACCATGAATGTCACCGTTTATTCGCTAAACCTGTTTCCGTAGcaacttattcacattttccttttatcgaTACACCAACTTTTCCACCTCCCCCGAGcggaaaaacttttttttttttttttttttttttttttttttttgcgatattCAGAGATTTCATCAATGTTTGCATTCAggtttttattgtgcaaattgaaaatgggaataaaaacaggtggatgaAAACCAACCCATTTTGAATAAGGAATGGATGAAATAAGCTGATTGAAGCTGAATTTTCCATTCTGGACCAAGGCAGAAAACCGAGCTGCTGTTTAGCGCCTGCAGCTCCCATATTTCCTGCAGCGCCCACTCTCACTCACAATCTGGCAAGCTGGTTCTTGATGTGAGGCAGGGCGAGCTACAGCATGCAGATCAGGGATGACTGGCATCCTGTGACGGCACATTACAACGTTCCCTCGAGCAAATCTCCAATACTATGCCTGTCTCGTCTCGTCTCATCGTCTGCTGCTTATCCGGgacccagacttccctctccccagacacttccgccccagcgtgtcctgggtcttccccggggcctccttcCAGTTGGGACATGCCCGGACCACCCGGATGCCCCCTAGGAGGCTTCCAGGGGGCGTCTGAAGCAGATGCCcaagccacctcaactggttcccctcgatgcggaggagcagcggctcttcTCCGAGATCCTCACCGTATCTCTACGGGAGCACCCGGCCACCCTGCCAAGGGAACTATGCCGGTGCTGCGCTATATCATCTGCCAGTCCTTTGTGTCGACTCGCCCAGTGCAGACCTCCAGTGACCAACAGCAAAGATGACTTCTTGCTGTTTTAATTTACCGTAtatcaccaattaatcgcccggccgcaaatagctgcctggttcttataaacgcctggtgtctgcacccattttgtgtattaaacacccacccgaataaccgccagggcgattatttgcattatattgaggtaaacccaaaataaggctattcaccttatttttgcagaaataaacagttagccgcacaataacagtgaggcacttctgttttctgtcaaaataagagcgctagctaacgtcagaacaaaagggtgtaccgtaatcttaaatcgaccgactgaaaatatgttggacagtagctgtcatcacgataatgacctggtgcaaaaataaataaaggcctgcagcaaatagccgcctggttcttttaaacgcccagggtccaagtcgattttgcatattaaacgcccgattaattggtgaaatacggtattcatttatgtatttctttatcTATCCCTATGTATTGTGTTTTCTTGGTATAAGGGATTTTAATGTAATTCCAGTGTGTATTGGGTGTTGCTGTACTACTATCTTAGGctgaataaatacaattaatATTCTCCAACCAAGAACAGCCTCCAGTTTCTGTTCTGAACACCACACGCAGCAAAAAGATATCATACTAAACCTAAACACTGAACCAAAGTCAAGCACGTTAGCCACGTCACTCCTGGGTTAGACACACTTCACTCCTACGACGTCAGCCAAAAACCACACACACGAGTTGGAAGCTTGTTTGAAAGCTCTGGAACATAATGGAGGTGATGCCACGTTTTGGAGGACGTCCATGGACGTGAAGACGCTGGAGCGGCGGGGGTAATGCTGGAGCCGGCTGAGGAGCATCGCACCGACGGATCACCACGCTGCACCAAACACACGGAGGTATGTGTAACGCTGCTGTTTAATGTCCATTTACCACACCCATGACTGGACCCAGCGGCCTGGTTCCCGAGGCAGGTGGATGGTAGGTGTTGTTCATGTTGCAGCTTTGAAGGAAAGTGAAGCTTTGGAGAAGCAGGAACaccagctgaggaggagagggagcagctTGATTTGGAAGCTGAATCCACTGCTAAGTTGGCACTTTTACAGAcccctgaatctgaatctgaatctgaatctgaatctggaAGGTTCTTCTTGAGGACCTTCAAACTGCAGGAGTTCCTATTTTGAGagtggaaatgaaatgaaatggaatttGAAACTGGAATCCATCAATGTCTTAAACCCTATGGCAAAAGAATACAAGCCAGATTCACTGAAAtcaaaaagatgaagaaaaaaacaaaagcttagCGAGATAGTCAAGTCATTATCCATGGATGTGAACCACAAGAAACTGAGCGATGGTTTAACACGGCTTTGAAACATCAGTGCAGCCCcagtgaacaacagcaggaaaacaacaTATTGGGAACATCGCAGCATTTCCAATGCCAAGCAGCCAAAATAATGAGGACAGGAACTCTACATACCACCATCACATGGGTCTCAATCCACCTGGAGACAGACCTTCACCCACaggcaaaatgaaatgacagctgCTCAGGTGCAGCGGCAGCGTTCCTCCTCTGCTGGCACCAGAAGTTCCTACGTTTTTGAAGGTGATATCCTCCTCAGTACAGATCCTTTATCTGAGCCTTGGAGCCAAGAGAGGAGGCCGAGGCAGGAGCAGGCGATCGTTGGTCCTGTTTGGAGCTTGTGGCTCCGGCCAACGTGACGGTggtaaaggaaaaaacaaaaaaaaaaagtttgctcgAGGGGAGGCAGCattgttgtgtttacatttcGAGGTTGCTGATAAGTTAAAGTGGGCAGCTAGCTAAGTTTTTGCACTATAAAGAGCCGTGCCATGAACgccctgtttggccttggagtgtttccattgcttatggtaccagtgggtcggcgtcatagaattagagaggcacgctcgttgccatggagttgttatagtaacaagaggagctgtcagttgttacattagctttttgctgctttttcatggacaaaatcttgtcaGAATAAGTTGCCGCCCAGTGGCTTTTTTTATGGGCTGGCTGCGGCACCGGTCGGCGACAGGCGAGCtggccgcgcccacccggtcaggtctgccggatctgacaggtgagcggccgacccgcctgatgccatcatcatcatcatcttcacagatgctctgccatctgctgcttagtggtcacatttccacttccatttgtaagaaaaatgttaactaggctacacaacagaaaaacccaacaaaaaactcagcaagcaaatcaatttcttccataatctctccagaaactaatgtttgtaaataatagcccactggctgaaggtttaatggttgtcacttgtcacttgtcagtttgtagcagcctggttaactgacattctaatggACCAGtcacgaaggagatcatatttaggcccgcctccgcggccccgttctaatcgggccagcaccagatgtcaaaccgggctgaaatctttcacggttggttcccggaaccaagcgggctggtgcagtgggaatgaatgcggaaccgtgaatttcacaGCACggcactatagtggaaaaacgctaatagaattctcatcgggcctgaaaatgaAGACCCTACCCTACCTGGGCCATACTGGaccagcccgataaagcccgaaaaaaaaagaaaggagagggaaaaaaaagatcgcCAAATTCTCCATTATTTATCAGCGCCGGTGGCTCAGATTCTagcagcagtgagagaacggacataatagttggagaaaggcagcttcaccacagaaccagaacccaaagcccgaccctacccgaccaattcacatacatttcCCCAACCCTACCTGACAttttcgggtagggtcgggttcgggcagaatttgagaactctaAAAACAAGACGATGATACACCTATTAATACCTCTGTCCcctcttcttctgtgtgtgtgtgtgtgtgtgtgtgtgtgagagagagagagaaagagagagagagagagtgtgtgagtgtgtgtgtgttgtgtgtgtttgagtatgaATGTCTTGTGCGAGTGTGACTGTCCTCCTCCCAGGTGTCCTCTTCATCGTCCTCATCCTCGTCCTGCCTCCTGGGTCgaggctgctgctcttctgcaTGTTGCCCACCTGTGGCCCACCTCTTGCCCACCTGTTGCTCACCTGTCACCCGCCTGTTGCCCACCTGTTGCCCACCTGTTGCtcacctgtctggccaggaaggggtctcctctctctgtggtccttcccaagatttcttccattttttcccgGTCCAGCTGGGGTTTTttgggggagttttttcttgcccgctGAGAGGATGAAGTCAGGTGGCGGCTAAACAGGCCAGGTGTTCATTACTTTGTATTACATGCAGTATTAAACTTCTGCTGCTTTATTtcaatgcttttattttgaagtaggCTGTGAAAAATACTCAGGTGTGACCTGATGAGCCGATACCTCAATAAGTGTTAAAGAGCCAGGAAGTGAGACTGAATCAccttcagcctgtgtgtgtgtgtgtgtgtgtgtgtgtgtgtgttacctatttattaatctatttacagtgtgtgtacgtgtgtgttaaCAAATCAAAGTCATGAAGGACTGATTCATCTCATGAGGATTTGTAGCACcttcaaactgtgtgtgtgtgtgtgtgtgtgttacctatttattaatttatttactgtatttatacGTGCGTGTTAACAAATGAAGGTCATGTTCCAGTGATGGAGGCTGGGTTTCTTCCTGGCTTTGCTgctaattcatttattttgtaaaacactttgtgacGCTGCTTTCAGATTTATACAATAAagaattatttattattaatgattgactgattgattgattgattattagTAGCAGTTTGCTGTTTTGTACGTGGTGAACAAACagactgcagggtttgtttctttgctgaagtgaagtgtgtgtgtgtgtgtgtgtgtgtgtgtgtgtgtgtgggcagtgtGTACACCCCGTCACACACCACAGGGCTGTGAGTTTCTTATTGCAGGAATCCAACATATTTCTTTAAATCATAAACACATTAACATCATATATATTTAATGAAAGTGCCTCTGATTCCAGATTAAATcattaattttcattcattctcagtCCATTTTCTAcattaaccccctgaaccccaaacccgccggcgggatagaaagacatgtattttttaaaaaatcgccaaaattcaatcgtttatcatagctggaagctattttttcgtcggaatttgaattttccgacggtccctgaatgcaacatgtccgacttcctTTTAGCAGTAGAAAAAGggacgaaactaagcctaaaaaagtgatttttcattcgaatcattttattatacatgcttcattcaataattcgccaaaaaatagtcgtttacgCAATcgagatcattcaaaaaacagaaagttcTGCAGTCTTCAGcagatctgagacatcttgattgattcaggtgagcccaacagtcgcgtgacaataattcactgaatttcagtgtgaaggcagcaggaagggcacaaggcagtaaaaacgcctaagtttatacaggttggaaaaatgttaatatttcaggaaataaatcatgtgaagccctactttttttttcctggatcagtgacacttgtcggcacctgaaaaaatgttctgtacatagattccaatgtttctcaatttttgtaaaataaattctcaaaaaaaatcagtttgccttttttatttttttttattatttatggcactataactctttcatactgtgtgaaagacatttttgaatggcttcaggtgatagccacagctgtgctgtttacacagaggtgcagcacttgtaattgcagtgaaaaacaagcccacagtgtacatgaatataaagaagaaagaaagaggaaagtagtaggaaaaatagttctgctttgaaaaatgtaactagaaaagcaaagcaacataaactttttaaactgtgacacttgacgaggcaggagtgccagctcccccatagactcccattatacctggaacccacaagctggggagagaagcagaagcaCACACTTTTTCTTAACTAGCCAAATCTCgggcattttggggagttggaataattttgacacagtttgaaagcccaaagccttacctttctcatgataccttttattttccactCGGTACTGTCtttgagaaaaaagcatttgtttgaccactacttttagacGTTTTTCTGccaagcagcactgtcactcatgctgtgtgctcacacactttatagagcctcatttctggctccacTCACACAAGCAGCATTAGTCCAGCGGATAggctctctgcctgccatgcaagagaccagggttcaactccccacctggccAAAAGCGACAACACTTCATAACCCTCTAACAGCACAGGGCTGGTGGGTTACCACGCGGTGGCAAGCACAGTCAGAGTTTCTGCTTCTTACATTTTAGTGATTCGGATGCGCACCCCCCGGCAACGGCCCCTgaggcactctcaaaatttccgctgggaattttctatattaattcactgttgggccttcaacattagttcactcacgttgaaacatcacaatatcaacgttgattcgctttgcaaaatgaaaaccaaattcaacattgattcacccatgagttatgatgttgattcagtgttgaatgaatgttaaaatgccagctgggaaGCTACATGTTGTTATCATACagccaaaacaaccaaaacaagaaCAATCACTGCAACACTTTTCACTCTATCAGGCTGGCTCCCAGCAGCTTCCACAGCTGGATCTTCATCCTGTTCCTCTGTCAGAcctgaaaagcagaaaacagatTCATCAGGTAAACGGTGACTGACTGGAAGAAAACCCTCCGTCTCCTCGTCTCCAGACTCAAACAATCTGGATGataaattaaatgattttttagaGGTTTAATCGACACACAGGGTCTGTTCAGGATCGGCctccaacatgaaataaaacccAGTCAGACTGTTCAGATTCAACCTGCAGCCACTGAGCTCacctggatctggatctgcAACCTCCAGCTGGATGGTGCTGATGGGCTTGGTTTTAATAAAGGCTCTCTTCCTGCGTCCTTCACCAGCAGCTTTAAAGCGACACTCGTATGTTCCactgtcctcctccttcacgttcttcagaatcacagacaggttgccgttcttcatctctttgtctttcagctcCACCCGGTTCTTAAAAGACTGATGCTGGTAGTCTGAGTCAATGTGTCCGTC encodes:
- the LOC115376725 gene encoding programmed cell death 1 ligand 1-like isoform X1; amino-acid sequence: MNEEPWRRTLSETVLLSIVHLEAGGPALNLNLRARPGDDVTLICQAPDVDIAAAEWSRTDLEELQYVFLYRDGHIDSDYQHQSFKNRVELKDKEMKNGNLSVILKNVKEEDSGTYECRFKAAGEGRRKRAFIKTKPISTIQLEVADPDPGLTEEQDEDPAVEAAGSQPDRVKSVAVIVLVLVVLAV
- the LOC115376725 gene encoding V-set domain containing T-cell activation inhibitor 1-like isoform X2, translated to MNEEPWRRTLSETVLLSIVHLEAGGPALNLNLRARPGDDVTLICQAPDVDIAAAEWSRTDLEELQYVFLYRDGHIDSDYQHQSFKNRVELKDKEMKNGNLSVILKNVKEEDSGTYECRFKAAGEGRRKRAFIKTKPISTIQLEVADPDPGELKEQDEDPAVEAAGSQPDRVKSVAVIVLVLVVLAV
- the LOC115376715 gene encoding coxsackievirus and adenovirus receptor-like; this encodes MAHIKSVSILLIITWFLPALSTEVLKKKAGDDVTLICQAPDDVDIAAVEWSRTDLKELEPVFLSVDGHIVPDHQHPSFKNRVELKDKEMKNGDLSVTLKNVTEYDSGTYECRIKAAGEGRRTRAIIKTKPISTIQLEVVDQDPGQMKKQDEDPTEEPAGRRHDAVAAVGALALVAAVVVVVILRNQRPRQQPRCDDRPQSECVEIEMEQPNINQVR